One part of the Falco peregrinus isolate bFalPer1 chromosome 14, bFalPer1.pri, whole genome shotgun sequence genome encodes these proteins:
- the NUDT19 gene encoding acyl-coenzyme A diphosphatase NUDT19, with translation MNPQLRHWREAATLLLAAGAPALPRSPLGPFDYEVLLLQRSPRSGFAPGAHVFPGGLAEAADFSADWLALLPAAPRCGLGRVRPPPPGSRRAPLFATDRERLGSPLPGEVAFRICAIRETFEEAGILLLVPGRGPAAGGGPAPPLPAERLPPAAELGEWRRRVQRDPACFLQLCRHLRCVPNIWALQEWSNWLTPVGRAGRGGRRYDTAFYLCCLEKRPPHTSQDDQEVTACLWSSPPEAIERFKSQELWLVPPQFYELCRLCNFSSLSELHKFSSERALEGCERWMPVMLAASDGYIQLLPGDELYPEDPDYTGERKIIMSTEKKVDDLMKEGSIFHRIVIKNINNLAVYVNIQAKYKHKNPLMINSDCSNYNSRL, from the exons ATGAACCCGCAGCTGCGGCACTGGAGGGAAgcggccacgctgctgctggcGGCGGGCGCGCCGGCGCTGCCGCGCTCCCCGCTCGGCCCCTTTGACTatgaggtgctgctgctgcagcggAGCCCCCGCAGCGGCTTCGCGCCCGGCGCCCACGTCTTCCCGGGGGGCCTGGCGGAGGCGGCGGATTTCTCCGCGGACTGGCTGGCGCTgctgcccgccgcgccccggTGCGGGCTGGGCCGCGTgaggccgccgccgcccggcagCAGGCGGGCCCCGCTCTTCGCCACCGACCGGGAGCGGCTGGGCTCGCCGCTGCCGGGGGAAGTGGCCTTCCGCATCTGCGCTATCAGGGAAACCTTCGAGGAGGCGGGaatcctgctgctggtgccggggcgcgggccggcggcgggcggcgggcctgcacccccgctgcccgccgaGCGCCTGCCCCCGGCCGCGGAGCTGGGCGAGTGGCGGCGCCGGGTGCAGCGGGACCCGGCCTGCTTCTTGCAGCTGTGCCGGCACCTCCGCTGCGTCCCCAATATTTGGGCGCTGCAGGAGTGGAGCAACTGGCTGACCCCCGTCGGCAgggccgggcgcggcggccgACGCTATGACACGGCGTTCTACCTGTGCTGCCTGGAGAAGCGCCCGCCGCACACCTCGCAGGACGACCAGGAGGTGACAGCCTGCCTG TGGTCATCACCTCCAGAAGCCATTGAACGTTTTAAATCTCAAGAACTATGGCTTGTTCCACCTCAATTCTATGAATTGTGTAGGCTGTGCAACTTCTCTTCACTCTCAGAGTTACACAAGTTCAGCTCTGAGCGAGCTCTAGAGGGATGTGAACGTTGGATGCCTGTGATGTTAGCTGCCTCAGATGGCTACATTCAGCTATTGCCAG GAGATGAGTTATATCCAGAAGACCCAGATTAtacaggagaaaggaaaataatcatGTCAACAGAAAAGAAGGTTGACGATCTCATGAAAGAGGGTAGCATATTTCACAGGATAGTAATAAAAAACATCAACAATCTTGCTGTCTATGTTAATATTCaagcaaaatataaacacaAGAATCCATTGATGATAAACTCTGATTGCTCAAATTACAATAGCAGATTGTAA
- the RGS9BP gene encoding regulator of G-protein signaling 9-binding protein, whose amino-acid sequence MVKEECKALLDALNKVTACYRHMVLTIGGTSDSQNLREELKKTRQKAQELAVANRNKLTTVLKDKTVSKEDKAEFERLWVIFSTCLEILEIDMRRALELGHEFPLNVPKKHLIQTGMSGGTSGVAARAMSVQNMKYEAEHNIDVVDLKDLENEINQVGEMMYEMEMKVNVPQWTVEAKQDPGAELKSTISVGASSIGMISVEENKSFCDISKVLAGIIFSAVLIIAIVLAVCVVKLS is encoded by the coding sequence ATGGTGAAGGAGGAGTGCAAAGCGCTGCTGGACGCGCTCAACAAGGTGACCGCCTGCTACCGGCACATGGTGCTGACCATCGGCGGCACCTCGGACTCCCAGAACCTGCGGGAGGAGCTCAAGAAAACCCGGCAGAAAGCCCAGGAGCTGGCGGTGGCCAACAGGAACAAGCTCACTACGGTCCTGAAGGACAAAACCGTGAGTAAGGAAGATAAAGCCGAGTTCGAGAGGCTATGGGTGATTTTCTCCACGTGCCTAGAGATCCTGGAGATCGACATGAGGAGAGCCCTGGAGCTGGGCCACGAGTTCCCGCTAAACGTCCCCAAAAAGCACCTGATTCAGACCGGCATGAGCGGGGGAACCTCTGGCGTGGCTGCCAGGGCCATGAGTGTCCAGAACATGAAATACGAGGCAGAGCACAATATAGATGTGGTGGATTTGAAAGACCTCGAGAACGAAATCAACCAGGTAGGAGAGATGATGTACGAGATGGAAATGAAGGTCAATGTCCCCCAGTGGACAGTGGAGGCTAAGCAAGACCCGGGGGCTGAACTAAAATCCACCATCAGCGTGGGCGCTTCTTCCATCGGCATGATCTCTgtggaggaaaataaatcctTCTGCGATATCAGCAAGGTTCTAGCTGGGATTATTTTCTCCGCTGTGCTCATTATCGCTATTGTCCTGGCGGTGTGCGTAGTAAAACTCTCTTAG